agcgtgtgcttctgaatctgatcaattttatatcagttttatataagtaggtatataaaaataaataaattgtgggatttttaaTACGgcttcaaatttcgtttaaaaccttagttcacatAAGAATTaggtaattatgctgaagcgtacttcatattgtcttgtcagcgtggttttacagtattgacttagtaaaaatttgaaaacgaatgcttagatttattttttatttagtgggatacttaactatgtatccacatctgccaggcgtatacgcagatatagaattgatattactagatctgccaaaatttattccttcttattcctcgtctacatatatagcatacatttgctcactagaagaatcatgtgcacctttctaaaatgcacaaagatatgtattgaatttcacagaccgatagtcttatatacaatcagctcgaagaattgagctattgtgtgtgtgtccttggcagatgagaacagctgttatggtcagtatgtgctgaaagcaatcataagtaaagaatttCCAgctattttaatgattttctttctccgttctggatttttttttttgcaaattccatgcgtagatctagaaatgcccacaaatctgcaatgttcctcacatattgtgcaaatagtcgaaGAAGAGCTTGATAACGTTTCTTAACTGTACacgtcgtagttgctaatcatgattggccgagaaacagaaAATATGcatagctcaccaattaaataatattcttgggatacaaaaaagttatgaacaataacgatgctggtcaataacggtgcttatagtcaatttagtattaggagaggaaaattagtgtaACATTCACTGCTTTAAGAAACCGAggtatgctctgcatctccgtgagcgctgcggaaaaggaatcgttggttagttgagaaggaaATTCCTGTaaaaccccttggtaagcgacaaaatatttattgtaaacgaagttattttgaaaacaagaagatgaaaagtgtgtttcaaatcaatccaacgcaagatcaatgtgcttcgttcaataatcttctacaacacaatcgattccgcactaaataattttgtgctctctGATGCATACATTAGCAGGGTTCCGACTTTTCTTTTCGTTGCGTTTTTCAGGCCCAGGGAGAATCTATTTTCGTTGTTTATAGTGAGGAACATCATTCACCCACCAATCTTTTCTCTGGAGCTAGCCTTGgaggataaacgaaaatcgtgccaattggatgaaattcctttttcgtttcatcactttaacctctcactcacttttcgtgagaactatcgcagaacaattataaaaattgtatggccacGGTGGGACTCAAACCCAGCATATTAACAATAATAGCCATAGAGCTGCGCtgactctagccacaccaccaagCTATCTGCTTGGTACCAGGTTATTTGATACACAAAGGCACCGAAAATGCTCGGATATGAAAGAAAACGAGTAAACCAATTTCCGACGGCAATCAAAGTGAgcaaaaaatggttatcactctccagattgtttttctttcccaaaaagtgatttctccccgaaagttttcgtgagggagcatcctgtgctcctgagattgagtgagcattacaaacGCTGGACataagttttatcacttcgcgttctcccacactagctggcgtgatcagcatcaacacgatcgattgcacactggttaaacaaatttctgctacgcgaggtagatttttatcacttcgcgttctcccggactagctgccgtcccatgaccagcagcaacacgatcgattccgcgttcatattgtgcaaatagtaaaaaaatatcacaaaattttaatcatggaaacactgaagacgttttatagaagaaaactacttacgtatttgtcgactaagaatggggttagtaagcgttaatagaaaaaaaatataacttgaagTTTTGGAAAGaactttacgattttgttcagcggcgcagccaaaattttgttataatataaagtatggattagtttaaatttgtttcgaaatttcgcgaaattccgttaaatttcgttagaagctagttttttctagcgaaatttttgtaattttacgaaacgaaacgaaatcaagaaatcagattttgccatgctcaaattccgcgaaattccgcggaatttcgtttcgaaccacctgaaacgaaatttttcgaaataccgcatatgcttaatcaaaatccattatataagaattcgaaatttgtagcacatttagtCATCTTGTATCTGTTGGATCGCCATTTGATTGGTGGACTATaatttatatgagatgtcagattgaagGCAGCACTTCAATGGACTTCAATAGAAACGTTATTTTTATCACCACAattttttgtaaggacgtgaccgACGCTtgtgttaatttcaaatattatttattattatgaaattggctaattatTTACTATATAGTTTGATTatcattcttgagtttgtttcaattttgtttgaactataatctccgagttatgaataatatcgcaaaattGTCAATTATGATGCACTTGCATCACTTAAATACACTCtacatactttgtagtacatattctaagtatttaatcatgcaaacaaaaaaaaattgaaattttgtatgaaatttttttcccgtttttggcaacatccccattttggcaacattaaaatccggtcgtgttgccaaaatcgggaagggactgtattaTTGATTAAAtattcatttaattcattttaatttatttgaaaaaaataaagcatGCTAcatatcaaactttatgattcttgataaaaaaatattggtaacTTCTTGCCACTTCCGGGAAAATTTGGACCTCGAAAGAAGCGGTTTTAAAGTTACTTTTATAAGACTTATGTTTATCTCCAGAGCTGTTGGTTGTACGCATATTTCGACTTTTTAAAATCGAACCAAGACAAATTTTTGCCTCTGAATTTACTTTAGACCTTGTTGATCAGTTTTGAGGACCCGGAATCACCAGGGCAGTATCTAGGGACATATATCGGGATTCAGGATACTTTCAATCCATATCAATCTTGAACGTTTTCTACGGAATATATAAGGAAAAAGGCCCATTTGATCAatagtcattcggccgaaagttatttggtcgaattTAAGCTTTGGCTGAAACGGTTAACCAAAACCTTGTTAGTGGAGCATTTCGATCGGCCAAATAAGAGGTCTGACCGGAAAAGTCGTTCGGTCGACAAAAAGATATGGCAGAGCAGATCATTCGCTCGAAAAtgacgtttgaccgaaaatgactTCAGGCCATTGGGCCGAAAATGTTACTCGGCCGAATGTGGCTGAAATATTATTGGCTGAAATTATTATTTGGACGAGTGGATCCTccggtcgaaaaggtcattaagCCGAACAGATTACTTGGCTGAACAGCGCATTTGGCGGAAtaggtcgaaaatgtcatttgattgAATAGATCGTACCACAAAAGGGTTTTCCCGGAACGGGTGATTTtgccgaaaaacttgtttcgtCGAAGGTAAaaagtcgataacaaaacactgaagaagtagaaaacgaaaaacctatctgttgatacaaagtgattatagtggaagtaaatggaatagtgaagtCTTTTAATTTTGTAACATTTCCTCTAAGACGCTCAATAATAATTGTTCATTGTTTAGTAAAGTCTAAAgactcacttctcagttctcacttctgaccCACTGTTATGTGAAAAAAGAGAAATGCGAAGTAAGATActtgcagtgagaagtgagaaatgagcaaaGCGTTTCACATCCCACTTCTACTTCAAACTTTCTCATATCCGGAGACCAGCCACCCTAGCGctaaaagtctccttaataaagaaactAAAAAAACTTTCTGTTCTTATTTCTGTGGCCACCTGGAACTCGTTCCGGAGATGAGCTGTAGATATTATTTGGATGTCTATCAGAAACTAATTGGACGAATATTTCGATTGACAGAACATGTAATTTATCCCAAACAGAGGTTTgacgaaacaaaatattttttctgaaaatgccgttttgcTGGAATTGTCCTTTCAGACCGAAAAAGTCATGAGGCCGAACATTTAATTTGTCCGCAATGACGCTTgatcgaacaggtcatttggtcgaaaatgttcaTTGTTTTCTGTCGAAATGATTGTTTGGTCTAACATGTCATAATGTAATACTGTCGCAAATGTTATTTAGCCGAACAAATCATAccgctgaaaatgccgtttgaccgtTGATGTCAGTTGGCAGAACAGTTTTGATGACGGAAAACTGAAAGACGAATAAACTTTATGATCTAGAACTAACATGTAACCAATTAGGTCGTTTGAAGAAATAGGCCATTTTGGATGACCATGAGATTAGTCGAAAAAATCTATCAGCCCATAAGGACCCGAACAGATAGAAACAAACGCAATACACATGATGCAAACTCACAAAAAGCAGGTGATTGTCTTAGTTCTTTATATCCCAGTGACTCAGTGCCAGTATGCTGATTGACGGTGATTTCATGGGTCCTGGCACCCAAGAAATTTGATGCGTTGACTAATCTGATTGAACCTCCATATGTTTCGTAAACTTGCAAAAGCAGCCTTATTGAATCGTGTCATTGAAAGTTTTCAGAACTCCCCACTACCCGACTACCATAATATTGGTGTCGTCCAACGATTTAGCGCCTTGTTGACGATGCCATTTCGCCGAATAGTTGAGAAAACACCTCTTGAGAAAAATCCAGTAACGAACCCTCGATCAGTCGAACGAGTTTTACATACGGTCAAATCACCCGTTCAggaaaacaacattttcggataTATGAACCGTTTAGCCTATTGGCttttttagccaaatgaccctttcagggTATGATCAGTTCGACCTTGTGACCATATGGGTAAGttcagccaaattacattttcggccaaatgacataccCGACCGTATGATATGTTCCACCGAGCGACATTGTTGGCAAAATAAACGGTTTAGCCACATGATATGCTCGACCAATATCATATTTTTGTCAAATGACCTGATCGgcgaaaggacattttcggccgtagactcattcggccatttttgatctaacgacattttcggttgAATGATCTGTGCCACCAAACCTTTCAtacggccaaataaccttttcagTCAAACGTCTTATTTTGCCGATTGGTATGTTCGGCCAACTGGATTTTAGTATAATAACAACTTCGGCCAAACGTTCAGCCAaacggctttcggccgaatgactttcaGTCAAACGAGGAGCCTTCTTCCTTATATTCTTCGTAAAAAACGGCTTTTTTCTTGTAGGTTGATAAATATGGCTTATCTATGTATGTCCCCAACTAGTTTCTCGGACTTACAATTCCGGTCTTACAATTCTGAAAACAAGCAACAAACTCCAAAACCGTTCCTTTCGAGTTGGGATATTCTAGGAAGTGGTTGGAAGTAGTCTCAATACAAAAAAAAGAAATCCTACATGaagaatcatgaagtttgatatgttgtAGCAACCTGATGTATACAATCCTCATCCTCAGTAGAGTACTACCCCTCAAAAAATTTGTTTGCGTTAAGCTGTCACTTTGACACTCTGCGTTTATGTGTATCCGTTAGGACTTCTGCAAGCAAggatgccagacatacagacatgtctgtatttatacagacatttggtcttgcatgcagacatcatacagattacaacagacattatacagacttttgattgaaGTTACATAATTTTACAGACATTTAGTTTGGGCTTCTAATTAAACCATTTTAGGGAATTCAAACATCGTTGTGGGGATTTCGTACGGAATTCTATTAGGTTTCCAAACAGTATCATTCTGGAATTTTGAGCGGAGCATTTTAGGCTTCTTTATGGGAGTTCCAAACAGAATCCTTCTAGAATTTAAAACAATTCTTTTAAGAgaatcttttattttttatttttttcaaacagaAACCCGTTCAAAGCCCAACAGAATACCATTACGTTGCCCAAAAGATATCCGTTCATAAGGATTTCcgtacaaaattatgtgaaTTTCCTAACGTATTCCTTCTGGGTTTACTAAAGAAATCCCTTCGAGTTTCTGTTGGGCTTTCGAAACGAATCACTACATTTCACTTtcatttccaaagaaatccttttggattctgaacaaaatcattctaaaattccgaacggaatactTTTAGTTCTCCGAACGGAAAACTTTTAgttttccgaacggaatccttttggactttCGAAAGAAATACTTTTGAACTTTCGATTGAAGCGTTCTGGGCTGAACGGAGTCTTTTTCTGTTTCTGGACAAATGATCCCGATTAGAATATCTATGGGATTTACTACCGAAGCCATAAAAGAATTTTGTTAGGAAGCGCAAAAGGAATCGATTCTAAAACCTAGAAGAGTTCCTTCCGAAACCTAAAAAGAGCTCCGTttagaaaaccaaaaaaaaatcggttcgtAAACCTAAAGCAAGGCCGTTCTCTGGTTTTCCgaataaaattatttggaattctgaaaggaattctattatatttctgaaataaattcttttgagcTTCCAAAACAGAATTAATGTGGATTTCCGAACGAAACCTTGTTGGGCTCCTGAACGAAATTATCTTGGATTttactttcaaaggaattccttttaGACTTTCGAAAGGAATACTTTTAGAATTCCGAGTAGAGCCAGCTGGGCttttaaatggattttttttctttctctgtaCAAGGGATATCCTTTTGTAATTCCGAAGCCTAAAAagattcctttcggaagccaaaagaattttgttcaaaaaacgCAAAAATAGTTCGTAGGCCCAAAGAAGTTCGAAAGACCAAAGGTTGTCCGTTTGTGAATCCAAAAGATGTCCGTTCAGTTCTTTGGGTTTCCAAACGGATTTATTCCTTCTATGCCTCTCCTCGGAACCGAACTCTTTTGAGCTTCCTGACGGATTTTCAGTTAGAAAATAGCGTGAATATGATCAATTTATGCTAAGGTAACTacccgttttgactcaaattgcAAACATTACTCATATTTTAAACACTCGCGTTCAAATtgccattttggctttattcgtgtatttttcatcattggatcttgaattcgtttgtaatcttgaaCCTTTAGTTtgagggcgctaaaacgccagtgttcagAATATGAGTCacgttcgggatttgagtcaaaacggtacgtaTTAATAAGCAAGAACATTATTCAGAGCTGTGTAGTTGAATATCTTCACTTGCCATACGACGAACTAGTATTATCCCTTTTAATTTCACCATTAGATTGTAGCTTTGCAGTAACTTCTAAAATACGTATTCCGACCTCTACAGCAACCTTATTTGCCTTCAgaatctcgtacttgacttgaccgACTTctgcacacttaatttttttttaccgggatctcagcaaaatgttgaacttttaccgagattcgcacagccgtgccccagcaaacatgttttttgccgagatttctgtcaaaattgctgaaaatcagcaaatattttgctgaaaatcagctaacaaacgtcatttttgctgaaatatcagttttttattttgctgacgcacggctgtgcggatttttgctgagctgcagaaataaaaactaagtgtgtggaTTATTGAAACCTCGATATTCTACGTTGTCAAAAGTGCatgattatttaataattttctaattcctGTATGAACCTTCTGAGctccatacagacaaatacagacattttactgagattgatacagacttatgaaaattgtatctggcatccctgtctGCAAGCGGGAGAAGAACTTCCGTTACGACTTGTAAATTCATTCTCGACCAAACCGTCGCGCATTAAACACGTCTACTTTTGTTTAGTTAAAAACGTGATTCGATATAAGTCGTCTTGGAACGTTCCGAAAAAGACCACAGTATTTTCAGAAGTGGGATGGCGATGACGAGCACATGGAGGACGACGAAAATGAAGACGAAAACGGAGCTCAAGATGGCGGTCGAATTAGCGGTGAAAGGTTTTTCCATCCGGAGGAGCTGAAACAGTTGATTCCTGTTTTTCGAGAAGGTTGTGGCGTTATGGACTGGATTAATTCCATCGATCATTATCAGCAACTGTATGCCTGGAGTGATAAATCGACGTTGCTGTATGCAACATGCCGTCTAACAGGTGCTGTTAACCAGTGGTTTTTGGGTGTGCGTCAGCATATTTTAAGCTGGAAAGATTTCAAGGCGACGATTCTGTTGGCTTTCCCAGATCGTGAAGATGGAGCCGATGTGTATCGGAAGCTATCTCGATGTTTGAAGGACACGAAAGAAACGTACGACAACTATGTGTTCCGGATGAATGCGTTAGGACAGAAGGGTAAACTCAGCAGTGCGGCTATTATCAAGTATGCCTTTCGTACGATGCGCTCTACCCTAGCATCGCGTCTCGTCAGTACGGTAGCATCTACGAGTTACTGGATCATATCCGGTACTGTGAAGCCAATCAGGAGCTGTGTAAACGTCGAAGTTTTCCGTCTAGGAGCATCAGCCAGAAGCAGCAAATGAATAATCCGATACCGAAAAAGTCACACGAGGAAAGTAAGTTGTCCGGAAGCTCAGCGACTTCGAACAAGCGGAGCGACGAGTGTTTTAATTGCCATGGAACGGGGCACATCTCGATAAATTGTCCCCAGCCACAACGACGACCAAGGTGCCAAATATGTCGCAAAGTGGGACACGACGAGCAGCATTGTTTCAAGCGAACCCGAAACGACCGTCAAGCGGCAATCGACGAATCGGAAATGAACCAAGCAGTCGAAGCTAGGAACGAAAGCACGGCGTATCCAATCAGCAAGCAGAACGACCTGATACCGACGACTGAAGGGAAGTTTCTCGAAGTTAATTCCAACTCGATGGTGGCGTGCAACGTCATCATAGGCGGACAAGTGAAGGCGATGCAGGCGTTGGCAGACTCAGGTTGTCCGGTGAGTCTGATTAAGCAATCTTGTATTTCTGAAAGCATTAAGCTTAGTAGGGCCAGTGATAGGGATCTAGCTGGCGTGAATGATTCGAAGATACAGATAGTAGGGACGTACTCGACAACCATTTTGATTGATATGTCTGTATATGTAGCTAACTTGACTGTAGTTACTGATAACACCATGAAAGTTGACTTAATCGTGGGACGAAGATTTCTACAAGACAATTGTTTTCGCGGATTAGCTTTTCTTTCCGATGATTGTTCGTATGATGTCGATGCGATGAGGAATGTTTTTGATGGCGACGTAGCAGATGCAAGCATTTTTTTTGTCGATGCAAATGTTGAGCTCGACATCGGTGATACAGTCGAGACCAGATCGTTGGAAGGTGACGTTTACGAACTTTTCAATCGTGATTATTTAAACCGCGCGAAACCCCTTGAGGCTTTGATAAAGCATTGCGTGGAGACAAAGTTAAAAGAAGATCGTTACTACAATGCAACTCCTCTGCGTCTCAGTGATTACGAACGtaagcaacaaaataaaatcgtACAAGAAATGTTGTCGAACGGTATTATCCGCGAAAGTGAATCTCCATATTCCAGTCGTGTCGTTCTTACTCGTAAGAAAAGCGGCGAGTATCGCCTATGCGTGAACTTTAAACCGTTGAATAAGTTGGTGGAGCGGAATCATTTCCCATTACCGATTATCGAAGATCAGATTTCGAAATTGCAGGGCCGTAAATATTTTACGTCGCTCGATATGAAGAACGGGTTTTACCACGTTGACATCGCGGAAAATTCCAAGAAGTACTTGTCCTTTGTCACGGAAGAGGGCCAGTTTGAGTTCAATAAGTTACCGTTCGGTTATACAAACTCCCCGTCGATATTCGCGCGATACGTAATGAAGGTATTGAAGGAGTTCATTGACTCCAATGAGATTGTTGTTTTTATTGACGACATACTGTTAAGTACTGTGACCGTTAGCGAACACTTTGATCTGTTATCGAGAGTCTTCCGTACCTTATCCGATACATTAATCTGAACGTAAAAAAGTGTTGTTTTTTGAAAACCGGAGTGGAGTTCCTGGGTTATTTCGTTATGTTTAACCAGATTCGTCCGAGTGATAGGCACATAGAAAATGTGAGTAGTTTTCCTATACCAACAAACGAAAAAGCGCTTCAACGGTTCTTGGGATTGATGAGATATTTCCGTAAATTCATTTATCGGTACAATTACATCGCGAGTCCATTATACGAGTTACAAAATCGGCGCGGCTCGGATTTTAGATTCGAAGCGAAGCATTTCGAATCGTTCGAAAAGCTCAAGGAGGCGTTAACCTCGAAACCGGTTCTGAGCATTTACAGCCCGAAGCTTGAAACGCAGCTTCACACGGACGCGTCGTCAAACGGTTTCGGCGGTATTCTTGTACAGCGTCAAACGTATGACAATCAGTTTCATCCAACTATGTATTTGTCGCGTAAAACTACAGCAGCGGAATCGGTACTTTATTCTTTCGAACTTGAAACGTTGGCTATCGTTTACAGCCTACAACGGTTCCGCGTTTATTTGTTCGGTATCCGTTTTACAATTGTGACCGATTGTAATTCACTAAAAGCGACCTTGGATAGAAAAGACGTAAATCCAAAAATCGCGCGTTGGGCACTTTTTCTAGAACAATTTGATTACGCAATCGAGCATCGTTCCGGATCTAAAATGCAGCACGTTGATGCACTGTCTCGTATGTACTGCCTAATGATTGACCCAGCGGGAGAATCAAGCAACGTATTCGAAAACGCGTTGTACGTGAATCAAATAAAAGatccaaaaatcataaaaataaagtCAGAGCTAGAGCTGTCGGAAAGTAAAGAATACGAAATACGCGATAATTTGCTTTTCCGTAAATACAAGAACCGACTCCTGTTGTATGTTCCGGAGAACATGGAAGATTCGGTGATTTTTGAATACCACGATAATCTTGGACATTTCGGTATAGAtacggttcttcttcttcttcttcattggcattacatcccccactgggacattgccgcctcgcagcttagtgttcaattagcacttccacagttattaactgcgaggtttctaagccaagttaccatttctgcattcgtatatcatgaggctaacacgatgatacttgtatgcccaaggaagtcgagacaatttccaatccgaaaattgtctagaccggcaccgggaatcgaacccagccaccctcagcatggtcttgctttgtagccgcgcatcttaccgcacggctaaggaggataGATACGGTTAGCGAGCTTATCAAACGGTCGTATTGGTTCCCCGGTTTGAGTGTAAAGTTGAAGGAGCATATCGCGAGATGTGTGATGTGCATTTCGTTCAACCCGAAACAGAAAAGACTAGATGGTCCGTTACATATTGTTGACAAGCCAAACGATCCATTCGTGACGATCCATGTAGATCACTTGGGTCCATTGGACAAGACGAAAGGGAAGAATGAGCACATTCTGGCAGTGATCGACGCGTTCACGAAGTTTTTGAAACTATATCCGGTAAAGACGACAAATACACGCGAAACTTTGAAGCATCTTAAATCGCATTTTATCAATTACTCGACTCCATTTGTCCTCGTGTCGGATCGAGGCTCCGCGTTCACATCGGAACTATTCAAACCGTTCGCTAGCGACCATGGATTTCGGCACCAGCTTGTGGCTACGGCCAAATCGAACGATATAATCGCACTCTTATTTTTTGCTTAGTAAACTCGTCGAGACTCGGAAGCAACAATGGGATACTGTTCTCGTTGAGGCAGAATTCCTGCTGAACAATACATTGAATCGTTCTATTGGTGATATACCATCGCGTTTGCTATTTGGTGTGCTTCAGAAGCGCCATGTTTCTGATGAATTGACTGAATACGTGGAAGAGTTGAATGCAAAATGCGAACGGAATTTGACCGAAATCCGAGGAAACGCATCGCGATTATTTAGTAAGCTGCAGAATTACAATAAACAGCAATACGATAAACGTTGTAAGGTTCGAACTCATTACTCCGAAGGCGATCTTTGGTCGATTCGTAACGTGAAACAAGTAGGTGTTAGAGGAAAATTGCAGCCGAAGTTTAAAGGCCCTTACGTTATCAGGAAGGTTCTTGATCGCAATCGTTATTTGATTTCCGATTTAGACGGATACCAAGTATCCAACCGACGTTTTGAAGGCATATTCGATCCCATGAATATGAGACTTTACCAAAAGGCCGACAATGATGAGGTTAACGATTTTACAGACTCAGAGTTCGAGTATGAAGAAGTCGAATTCTTAGACAAAGAATTTCAATGACCAAATTATTCTACGATAGATCTAAACACAAgctgtattagtattggtgaagaaatagctgtaagaaaaaatgtaaacaatgtATTTAAGCATAAGCTTTTCTCTAAACTGTCGCGGCCGACAGCAGTGTCAGGATGGACGTGCTGTAGCAACCTGATGTTAGGACTTCTGCAAGCGGGAGAAGAACTTCCGTTACGACTTGTAAATTCATTCTCGACCAAACCGTCGCGCATTAAACACGTCTACTTTTGTTTAGTTAAAAACGTGATTCGATATAAATCGTCTTGGAACGTTCCGAAAAAGACCACAatgtcatgtttttttttcaaccggaTTCATTACGCAAAAAAAGCGCTCCCGAAttcgttttccagaacgttccagaaaacgtgactgtattcccgaatccgtgactgttgttcccgaaaaaatacaccgtgaactcgttagttcacgaattcatggacgctttttttttgcgtgaagtCTTTCACCTGCGGAAACGGTTCTGGGTGTTCCGGGATGTTTCTTATGAATCCAAAGGGGTCAAAATTGACAGTAGAACTCTAAAATTAGCAGCAGCACAAGTCAGCCAAAAATGGTTAcaacaacttgattgtgactgaatctggtcacatatcagttgcATAAACCAATGACGAAGATGTGCATAAACCACTGTCAGAGGCATCGCAAATAAATTTTATCTACAatagtgtgttttttttcttctgaagAATCCACAGGATTACCAATATAAAGACGTAGAGAGCAGAAAAGTGTTCAAAGGATCGAGCATTGTACCGAGCCTTATGGAAAAATGAATGTAGATTCTGCGTTCTTCTCGTAGACTCACTTCCGCTGTCCGTCGTTAATGATGATGACCGATGTCGAACGTGGACATGCCGGGTTGGGACGGAGTCGGTTTGACTTGTAGCGAGCGATAAGCGGAGAAGCGCGTAAGAAAGCAAACAC
The nucleotide sequence above comes from Armigeres subalbatus isolate Guangzhou_Male chromosome 3, GZ_Asu_2, whole genome shotgun sequence. Encoded proteins:
- the LOC134222960 gene encoding uncharacterized protein LOC134222960; this translates as MRKSLCLSSSSSSNISNQLAAIGNNIHAHWLPTDDVQRGGDACRKGRATVRSDSFSDCGYIRTLLKVISGYVNKTTAAGRFQLTALATAAAAIFYFQKWDGDDEHMEDDENEDENGAQDGGRISGERFFHPEELKQLIPVFREGCGVMDWINSIDHYQQLYAWSDKSTLLYATCRLTGAVNQWFLGVRQHILSWKDFKATILLAFPDREDGADVYRKLSRCLKDTKETYDNYVFRMNAIASRQYGSIYELLDHIRYCEANQELCKRRSFPSRSISQKQQMNNPIPKKSHEESKLSGSSATSNKRSDECFNCHGTGHISINCPQPQRRPRCQICRKVGHDEQHCFKRTRNDRQAAIDESEMNQAVEARNESTAYPISKQNDLIPTTEGKFLEVNSNSMVACNVIIGGQVKAMQALADSGCPVSLIKQSCISESIKLSRASDRDLAGVNDSKIQIVGTYSTTILIDMSVYVANLTVVTDNTMKVDLIVGRRFLQDNCFRGLAFLSDDCSYDVDAMRNVFDGDVADASIFFVDANVELDIGDTVETRSLEGDVYELFNRDYLNRAKPLEALIKHCVETKLKEDRYYNATPLRLSDYERKQQNKIVQEMLSNGIIRESESPYSSRVVLTRKKSGEYRLCVNFKPLNKLVERNHFPLPIIEDQISKLQGRKYFTSLDMKNGFYHVDIAENSKKYLSFVTEEGQFEFNKLPFGYTNSPSIFARYVMKVLKEFIDSNEIVVFIDDILLSTVTVSEHFDLLSRVFRTLSDTLI